A section of the Triticum dicoccoides isolate Atlit2015 ecotype Zavitan chromosome 7A, WEW_v2.0, whole genome shotgun sequence genome encodes:
- the LOC119329006 gene encoding 60S acidic ribosomal protein P3-like has protein sequence MGVFTFVCRDSGAEWSAKQHKGELEASAATPYDLQRQLVSAACAEDKSGGVQSSFTMVSPKSAIFQVVIGGASAGPIGGGGAAGGAAASGGAAAEAPKAEEKKEEEKEESEDDLGFSLFD, from the exons ATGGGCGTCTTCACCTTCGTGTGCCGCGACTCCGGCGCCGAGTGGTCGGCCAAGCAGCACAAGGGCGAGCTCGAGGCCTCCGCCGCCACCCCCTACGACCTGCAGCGCCAGCTCGTCTCCGCCGCCTGCGCCGAGGACAAGTCCGGCGGCGTCCAGTCCTCCTTCACCATGGTCTCCCCCAAGTCCGCCATCTTCCAG GTGGTCATTGGTGGTGCCTCTGCTGGTCCGAtcggtggtggtggtgctgctggtGGTGCCGCAGCATCAGGTGGAGCTGCCGCTGAGGCCCCCAAGgctgaggagaagaaggaagaagagaaggaggagagcgaggacgacCTTGGCTTCTCCCTCTTTGATTAG